In the Flavobacterium sp. J372 genome, one interval contains:
- a CDS encoding DUF177 domain-containing protein, with amino-acid sequence MKANKEFLIPFAGLKQGKHQFEFQINKTFFEAFDFDEFNDANIKVDLVLDKKITMLELSFKHSGTVNVPCDISNEDFDLPVKGKLDLIVKFGDEYNDDNDEMLILPHGEYQVDVAQYIYEMIVLSVPTKRVHPGIKDGTVAADIVEKLNELAPKEEHKEEEKSTDPRWDELKKLLNG; translated from the coding sequence ATGAAAGCGAATAAAGAATTTTTGATTCCGTTTGCGGGATTAAAACAGGGGAAGCACCAGTTTGAATTTCAGATTAATAAAACGTTCTTTGAGGCCTTTGATTTTGATGAGTTTAATGACGCAAATATCAAAGTAGACCTTGTACTGGATAAGAAAATCACCATGCTTGAGCTTAGCTTTAAGCACAGCGGAACTGTAAATGTACCGTGCGATATTTCAAATGAAGATTTCGACCTGCCTGTAAAGGGCAAGCTCGACCTGATTGTGAAGTTTGGTGATGAGTATAACGACGATAATGACGAGATGCTGATACTGCCGCATGGCGAATATCAGGTTGATGTGGCACAATATATCTATGAAATGATTGTGCTTTCGGTTCCCACAAAAAGGGTACATCCCGGAATTAAAGACGGAACAGTGGCGGCAGATATTGTTGAGAAACTAAACGAGCTGGCGCCTAAAGAAGAACATAAAGAAGAAGAAAAGAGTACTGACCCCCGGTGGGACGAATTAAAAAAACTGTTAAACGGATAA
- the pdxA gene encoding 4-hydroxythreonine-4-phosphate dehydrogenase PdxA, whose product MTKKAQNVIAGISIGDLNGIGSEVILKTFEDNRMLEMCTPVIFANVKLLSFIKKTLNITPEINFHGIDSLEQLVPGKINVLNVWRDPVNINFGQNDEAAGRHAIQSFTAATKALKEKQIDVLITAPINKYNIQAEDFKFPGHTDYLNQELDGDALMLMVQDNLRVGLLTDHIPVNEVTAHLTEALIRKKIITIHKSLKQDFRISKPKIAVLGVNPHCGDNGVIGTEDDKVLRPALKKLYEDGVLVFGPYSADSFFGSGQYEKYDAVIAAYHDQGLIPFKTLSFGKGVNYTAGLSGIRTSPDHGTGYEIAGKGQADYNSFKEAVYLALDVYQHRQEYAELNSNPLKTKEKPL is encoded by the coding sequence ATGACAAAGAAAGCACAGAATGTAATTGCAGGTATATCAATAGGCGACCTTAATGGTATAGGCAGCGAAGTTATCCTCAAAACATTTGAAGATAACCGTATGCTCGAGATGTGTACCCCTGTAATTTTTGCCAACGTAAAGCTGCTTTCGTTCATAAAAAAAACACTGAACATTACTCCTGAAATTAACTTCCACGGTATAGATTCCCTGGAACAGCTTGTGCCGGGCAAGATAAATGTGCTTAACGTGTGGCGCGACCCTGTAAACATTAATTTCGGGCAAAATGATGAAGCAGCCGGCCGGCATGCGATTCAATCTTTTACAGCAGCAACAAAAGCTTTGAAGGAAAAACAGATTGATGTGCTTATTACGGCGCCAATAAATAAATATAACATACAGGCGGAAGATTTTAAATTCCCCGGACATACTGATTATCTTAACCAGGAACTGGATGGTGATGCGCTCATGCTTATGGTGCAGGACAACCTGCGTGTCGGCCTTCTTACAGACCATATACCGGTAAATGAAGTGACAGCCCACCTTACTGAAGCGCTCATCCGCAAAAAGATTATCACTATACATAAATCATTAAAGCAGGACTTCAGGATTAGCAAGCCTAAGATTGCTGTATTAGGTGTAAACCCGCACTGCGGAGATAATGGTGTGATAGGTACTGAAGATGATAAAGTGCTGCGACCTGCGCTTAAAAAGCTTTATGAAGATGGCGTGCTGGTGTTTGGGCCCTATTCTGCAGATAGTTTTTTTGGCAGCGGCCAGTATGAAAAATATGATGCCGTAATTGCTGCCTATCATGACCAGGGTCTTATTCCGTTCAAAACCCTTTCCTTTGGCAAGGGAGTGAATTATACGGCCGGGCTTAGCGGCATCAGAACTTCGCCCGACCATGGCACAGGTTATGAAATTGCAGGCAAAGGCCAGGCCGATTATAACTCATTTAAGGAGGCAGTTTACCTTGCCCTTGATGTTTACCAGCACAGGCAGGAATATGCTGAGCTTAACAGTAATCCGCTTAAAACAAAAGAAAAGCCGTTATAA
- a CDS encoding T9SS type B sorting domain-containing protein, with protein sequence MKKILLSLILLASIAGFSQAITVNPNSHTPAQLVNNVLVNNACLVQITNPTVKTGTTFGSTNGVAYYQNTNPAFNVKQSGVLLTTGQAVLSPGPNNSVLNGGNTSTTWGGDAGLEAALASAGIIMQSKNATVLEFDFVPNTPNFGFDFLFASDEYGEFQCTSNDAFVVLLTNVATGITQNVAVIPSTNTPITVSTIRNILYNSACPSANASFFGSLNVGSAAATSPTNYNGQTLLMQASATIVPNQQYHIRFVIADDGGADGTDGDYDSAVFIPAGSLNLGQKLFPQDLTVANGNALCFGQSYTINTNLDPSVYQFSWTRNGGSPIAGQTGPSLTVTTPGDYAVTLTRTDISCVTTQSIKIEYRPEVMAPMATNLLKCDNGSGSYIYDLSINTPILKQGLDPATIVTYHATEANANADTAALPTTYVSASGAIIWARVELPNGCAAIRQFQLLTSPPPTATTPPNLTLCESDQGANNAVFNMVQQGVIALGAQSNTENQVLFFTSLPAAQIGTSPITNPESFTGTSQTIYIRIQKTGDSNCFVITQFNLVVRPLAPLPAPSTVNSCNSYTLPAIPNANYYTGIGGSGTMYTAGTVITTSQLLYIRSQTADTPPCYNQSTVQVNIITAASVPSNKVGCQSYILEALEVGEYRDAPGGGGNIIPAGTAITANTTIYYYIPSAASCTQNTSFTVTITTQPTVTQPANVNSCGPYTLPALPGGESYRTGPNGTGTVIAAGTQITSTQTLYVYNANPANPSCNKSSDPFTITVTNINIVPRNPRVACGNTFLPPITVGNYFTGPNGTGTQLNPGASITTTMTVYIYAVSPTDPTCSAQFEWSITINPRPNIPPIANVTACNSYTLPALPVGNYYTAPNGGGTMIPAGTAITATQQIHAYAVDPVTGCESVPRSFTVTIINITNPGNQTVCESYTLPALSVGNYYTGPNGTGTQLQPGANITTTRTIYIRAVSTTTPQCIVEESYVVDVVPRPVVANIPNVTACNSYTLPALSVGKYYPNPGPPSPTNIEIPAGTSITATQTIRVWAENPALAGCGTQRTFTVTIITGDIAPADVTACESYTLPSLPANRFYRTAAAGGGTIIPAGTPIMTSQEIFVYSPVTSGTGGNCSDNNSFIVTILPQVPVDDPADQDICNNYTLPALSNGNYYTGPGGTGTLLNAGQVITSTQMIYVYNTSNAGLNCAAENSFLVQIRDITVNDIPDQLVCAADGFTLPVLAEGKYYTGPNGTGTEIPAGTVINTTQTIYIYAATTTAPICTDQEDFTVTIKPAPPIDTPANVGSCGPYTLPALTAGNYFTAPGGGGTALSAGQVITETTQLYIFAQTGGTPNCVAEHTFNILINPGSPADVAQCDSYTLPAPPFGAYFTGPAGSGTQLNAGDVITSTQDVYVFMPGTAPGSCLDNIKFTVTIYNSPVLAPVSNIVRCDSYELPALTVGQYRTGPGGTGTVLPAGHIVTTSETIYVYAESATSPNCISEDSFTVTINYTPIADARSDVPACNSYTLQNLIVGTYWTAPNGPHGTGVQLNPGDVITTTQTIYIYAETGTIPNCFTENSFLVEIFSIDVDQVPTGTLHCDSYTFQPLTVGKYYAQSGGPSPTNPEILPGTVFTTPGTHTFYVYGETTGRLTCPDEKPFTFTIYQTPVIDESQTNVTRCNNPFVLPTMAAGTVGQYYTGPNGTGTLLAAGTSISTPQTIYVYASNGPGALCPKQHSFYVNSNVVDVTAPANITICGVYTLPPLALGNYYTGPNGTGTQLPAGTPITTTQDIYVWAAAATNPACTDQDMFRVTIITAPLVIVPTPLEECSIDDAGNQAIFNLNPALVQALGGQPDTAVSIHETPEQASVAGGLPIANPGAYTNIQAGSQTLYIRVYSTVSDCFSIVPLQLTVNPRPIATEPDDLQVCDGEDGDGFAIFKLTDVNAQVLGSMNPAQFSVTFYENLTNAQAGTNAIPNPNSYNSDTKTIYVRVTNTTQATRCYDIVPLNLIVNPLPVANTPVPYTLCDVTGPANDEREVFNLNSKIAEITGGATGVNVTFHTTMAAAIADTGAITNPATYTNQQTVQTLFVRVENAVTNCFRVVLMDIRVEPLPLLLMPLASETTMCDPDGDGFVQFNLQALMNNMLNGGSNIQITLHETPQDAQSGLNAITNLTTYPNEVTPEQVIYVRAVNTITGCVAYWQQFKLYVNPSPQVPDLADINVCDTDAIVNGETIVNLTVPNTATIQAALGTGVTIHYFTSLANAQIGSPRIVTPSTYLAFNGQEIWVRVIDAQGCFGIESFTVNVDVPLVLTSPTPLTLCDNKDLPNDGSREFDLTVKENEILGPFGVGQGFVLTYFTKNLSTPGNINPITSPGSFTQILNPAAYTNPATNNPQTLFVVATSLGGCKSFTTMTIRVLPNPMPDMTPDALEECEDPTLPVAGQAVFNLTDAAADIRNGDNTALLSYHTSAADAEAGINAITNTTGHISGTATIYVRMQANTGNPADPGCYRVTELPIVVNPVPVLGDPVTGIIAPLSDCQVPYIGTATFLLNSHIPKILVGQDATQFTVKFFATQALAQAGTTALPNQYISNVPSRQIWVRVENIATGCITIKDMMLYIDPGAVANVPTTSLDTCDTQGANDGVVTLNLSSLDSDILGTQPTPQFTVDYYTVDPRTVSGAIPIATPGAFVNTDFPDLVSIWAVVTNTNSQEPCRAYRNINIVVERLPVPIIESDGDLNKVCIEYGTNVVLSSVILRAPNLGPGYTYEWFRGTTSVGTADFYEAEVEGAYTVVVKSPSTLACQSLPSPVFTVIKSGPAAIPAGETGYTVTNAFSDTQVITVNIVGHGEYEYRLGNGPWQTSNVFTNVPFGKQTVEVRDVKAGKPSCGDIEIEVSVIDYPTFFTPNNDGFNDKWNIVGLSDANNNKYAKIYIFDRYGKLVKQIASEGDGWDGTFMGSPLPADDYWFTVEYQEEVDGVYVTKEFKSHFSLKR encoded by the coding sequence GTGTTATTAACAACCGGGCAGGCAGTACTGTCGCCGGGGCCGAATAATTCAGTGCTAAATGGCGGTAATACATCAACTACCTGGGGTGGAGATGCAGGTCTGGAAGCGGCACTTGCTTCGGCAGGTATTATAATGCAGTCTAAAAATGCTACAGTACTTGAGTTTGATTTTGTGCCAAATACGCCAAATTTCGGATTTGATTTCCTTTTTGCATCAGATGAATACGGTGAATTCCAGTGTACCTCAAATGATGCTTTTGTAGTTTTGCTTACCAATGTAGCAACAGGTATTACGCAAAATGTTGCTGTAATTCCTTCAACAAATACACCAATCACTGTAAGCACGATAAGGAATATTCTATATAATTCGGCTTGTCCTTCAGCAAATGCATCTTTTTTCGGTTCACTCAATGTTGGCAGCGCTGCGGCAACATCCCCAACAAATTATAATGGGCAAACGTTATTAATGCAAGCTTCGGCTACAATAGTTCCAAACCAGCAGTACCATATACGTTTTGTGATAGCTGATGATGGTGGCGCTGATGGCACTGATGGTGATTATGACTCTGCGGTGTTTATTCCTGCAGGCAGCCTTAACCTTGGCCAGAAATTATTCCCTCAGGATTTAACTGTTGCCAATGGCAATGCTTTGTGCTTTGGGCAGTCTTATACCATAAACACTAACCTTGACCCGAGTGTATACCAGTTCAGCTGGACAAGAAACGGCGGATCGCCAATAGCCGGGCAAACAGGCCCGTCTCTTACAGTTACAACCCCAGGTGATTATGCAGTGACATTAACACGCACCGATATAAGTTGCGTTACAACACAATCTATAAAAATTGAATACAGGCCTGAGGTTATGGCTCCTATGGCAACCAACCTGCTGAAATGTGATAATGGTTCAGGTTCATATATCTATGACCTTTCAATAAATACCCCTATATTAAAGCAAGGCCTTGATCCTGCTACAATTGTAACATATCACGCAACCGAAGCTAATGCTAATGCCGATACAGCTGCCCTGCCTACAACCTATGTAAGCGCGAGCGGCGCAATAATATGGGCAAGGGTTGAACTCCCTAACGGATGTGCGGCTATCCGCCAGTTCCAGTTATTGACATCACCGCCTCCAACTGCCACGACACCGCCGAATCTTACGCTTTGCGAGAGTGACCAGGGTGCAAACAATGCTGTTTTTAATATGGTTCAGCAAGGTGTAATAGCTCTTGGGGCACAATCTAATACAGAAAACCAAGTGCTGTTTTTTACATCTTTACCTGCAGCCCAAATTGGAACATCGCCAATAACCAACCCGGAAAGTTTTACAGGCACATCGCAAACAATTTATATACGTATTCAAAAAACAGGTGATTCAAATTGTTTTGTGATTACGCAGTTTAATCTTGTTGTGAGGCCGCTGGCACCGCTGCCGGCACCTTCAACTGTAAATTCATGTAATAGTTATACACTTCCGGCCATACCTAATGCTAATTACTACACAGGTATTGGCGGTTCAGGAACAATGTATACTGCAGGCACAGTAATTACTACATCACAACTGCTTTACATAAGGTCGCAAACTGCAGATACACCTCCATGTTATAACCAAAGCACGGTTCAGGTTAATATAATTACTGCAGCTTCAGTACCTTCAAATAAAGTTGGATGCCAAAGCTATATACTGGAAGCTCTTGAAGTTGGAGAATATCGTGATGCACCCGGAGGCGGAGGTAATATAATACCGGCTGGCACAGCTATTACAGCTAACACTACAATATATTACTATATACCGAGTGCAGCCTCTTGTACCCAAAATACATCATTTACGGTTACTATTACAACTCAGCCTACTGTAACCCAGCCTGCAAATGTTAACTCTTGCGGCCCATATACTTTGCCTGCATTACCGGGTGGTGAGAGCTACCGTACCGGCCCTAACGGTACCGGTACCGTTATAGCTGCAGGTACCCAGATTACATCTACGCAGACGTTATATGTGTATAATGCCAACCCGGCTAACCCGTCTTGTAATAAATCTAGTGACCCGTTTACTATCACAGTTACAAATATCAATATAGTACCAAGAAATCCGAGGGTAGCATGCGGAAACACGTTTTTACCACCTATAACTGTTGGTAATTATTTTACAGGCCCTAACGGTACAGGCACCCAGCTGAATCCGGGAGCTAGTATAACCACAACTATGACGGTTTATATTTATGCTGTGAGTCCTACCGACCCTACATGCAGCGCTCAATTTGAGTGGAGTATTACAATAAACCCACGTCCAAATATACCTCCTATTGCAAATGTAACAGCATGTAACAGTTATACGCTGCCTGCGCTTCCTGTAGGAAACTACTATACTGCTCCAAACGGTGGTGGTACTATGATTCCCGCCGGAACAGCGATAACAGCCACACAGCAAATCCATGCCTATGCTGTAGATCCTGTAACAGGCTGTGAGAGCGTGCCAAGGTCATTTACTGTTACAATAATTAATATTACAAACCCGGGAAACCAGACAGTGTGTGAAAGCTATACACTTCCTGCACTTTCTGTGGGCAATTATTATACAGGCCCTAACGGTACAGGCACACAGCTTCAGCCGGGCGCTAATATTACAACGACAAGAACAATTTATATAAGGGCTGTAAGTACTACTACGCCACAATGTATTGTAGAAGAAAGTTATGTTGTTGATGTTGTGCCGAGGCCGGTTGTAGCAAACATACCAAATGTAACAGCTTGTAACAGCTATACGCTGCCAGCATTATCTGTTGGTAAATATTATCCTAATCCTGGCCCACCTAGCCCAACAAATATTGAGATTCCTGCCGGAACTTCAATAACTGCCACCCAGACGATAAGAGTATGGGCTGAAAACCCTGCTTTGGCAGGTTGTGGTACACAGCGTACATTTACAGTGACAATTATTACAGGTGATATCGCACCGGCAGATGTTACAGCTTGCGAAAGCTATACGCTGCCGTCACTTCCTGCAAACAGGTTCTACCGTACTGCAGCAGCAGGCGGAGGTACAATTATCCCGGCGGGCACACCAATAATGACATCACAGGAGATTTTTGTATATTCCCCAGTTACTTCGGGTACTGGCGGCAATTGTAGTGATAATAACAGCTTTATTGTAACAATACTGCCTCAGGTTCCGGTTGATGACCCTGCAGATCAGGATATTTGTAATAACTATACGCTTCCGGCGCTTAGTAATGGTAATTACTATACGGGTCCGGGCGGTACGGGTACTTTGCTGAATGCAGGCCAGGTTATCACATCTACACAAATGATTTATGTGTATAACACATCTAATGCAGGCCTTAACTGTGCTGCAGAAAATAGCTTCCTTGTGCAGATACGCGATATTACAGTGAATGACATACCTGACCAGCTTGTATGTGCGGCTGACGGATTCACGCTGCCTGTTTTAGCAGAAGGTAAATATTATACAGGGCCAAACGGTACCGGAACAGAAATACCTGCAGGTACGGTTATAAATACTACACAAACAATATACATTTATGCTGCTACAACTACAGCGCCTATATGTACTGATCAGGAAGACTTTACAGTGACTATTAAGCCGGCTCCGCCAATTGATACCCCTGCAAACGTTGGTTCATGTGGCCCATACACGCTACCGGCTCTAACAGCAGGAAACTACTTTACAGCACCCGGTGGTGGTGGTACTGCGCTTTCTGCCGGACAGGTAATAACAGAAACTACACAACTGTACATATTTGCACAAACAGGTGGTACACCAAACTGTGTAGCAGAACATACATTTAATATACTTATAAACCCGGGTTCACCAGCAGACGTTGCCCAGTGTGACAGCTATACGCTGCCTGCCCCGCCATTTGGCGCTTACTTTACAGGGCCTGCCGGAAGCGGTACACAGCTCAACGCAGGTGACGTAATTACATCAACACAAGATGTGTATGTATTTATGCCTGGTACAGCGCCGGGAAGCTGCCTGGATAATATTAAATTCACCGTGACTATATATAACTCACCGGTACTTGCACCTGTAAGTAATATTGTAAGATGTGACAGTTATGAGCTGCCTGCACTAACTGTTGGCCAATATCGTACAGGCCCTGGAGGTACAGGTACAGTTTTACCTGCCGGACATATAGTAACAACTTCAGAAACAATCTACGTTTATGCAGAAAGCGCTACTTCGCCAAACTGTATTAGCGAAGACAGCTTTACAGTTACTATTAATTATACACCTATTGCCGATGCAAGGTCAGACGTCCCCGCGTGTAATAGCTATACGTTGCAAAATCTGATTGTTGGTACATACTGGACAGCGCCTAATGGCCCTCACGGAACTGGTGTTCAGCTTAATCCAGGCGATGTAATTACTACAACCCAAACAATTTATATTTATGCAGAAACAGGCACTATACCTAACTGCTTTACAGAAAACAGCTTCCTTGTAGAGATATTCTCAATAGATGTTGACCAGGTGCCAACCGGCACGTTGCATTGTGACAGCTATACTTTCCAGCCGCTTACAGTTGGTAAATATTATGCACAATCTGGCGGCCCAAGCCCTACAAACCCTGAAATACTGCCGGGTACTGTATTCACAACACCGGGTACCCATACATTTTACGTTTATGGAGAGACAACAGGAAGGCTTACATGTCCTGATGAAAAGCCATTCACATTCACAATTTATCAAACACCTGTGATTGATGAGTCGCAAACAAATGTGACAAGATGTAATAATCCTTTTGTACTGCCTACAATGGCCGCAGGAACAGTTGGCCAGTACTATACCGGGCCTAATGGTACAGGTACATTGCTTGCGGCAGGTACATCAATTTCAACCCCGCAAACCATATATGTATATGCATCAAACGGTCCAGGTGCGCTTTGTCCTAAACAGCACAGTTTTTACGTAAACTCTAATGTGGTTGATGTAACAGCTCCTGCCAATATAACCATATGTGGTGTTTATACGCTGCCTCCGCTGGCTTTGGGCAATTACTATACAGGTCCTAATGGCACCGGAACACAGCTTCCGGCAGGTACGCCAATTACAACTACTCAGGATATTTATGTGTGGGCTGCGGCCGCTACAAACCCTGCTTGTACAGATCAGGATATGTTCAGGGTAACAATCATTACGGCGCCACTGGTAATAGTGCCGACACCGCTTGAAGAGTGCAGTATTGATGACGCGGGTAACCAGGCGATATTTAACTTAAACCCAGCACTTGTGCAAGCGCTTGGCGGACAGCCTGATACTGCAGTTTCAATACATGAGACACCGGAGCAGGCTTCGGTTGCAGGTGGCCTTCCAATAGCTAATCCTGGAGCATATACCAATATTCAGGCAGGTAGCCAAACATTGTATATTAGGGTTTACTCAACAGTTTCAGACTGTTTTAGTATCGTTCCGCTACAGTTGACGGTAAACCCGAGGCCAATTGCTACCGAGCCTGATGACCTTCAGGTATGTGACGGTGAAGATGGTGACGGCTTTGCAATATTCAAATTGACAGACGTAAATGCACAGGTACTCGGCTCAATGAATCCGGCGCAGTTCAGCGTTACCTTCTACGAGAACCTGACTAATGCACAGGCAGGTACAAATGCTATTCCTAACCCTAATAGTTACAATAGTGATACAAAAACCATATATGTAAGGGTTACAAATACTACTCAGGCAACAAGATGCTATGATATAGTACCGCTCAACCTTATTGTTAATCCGCTTCCGGTTGCTAACACGCCTGTACCTTACACTCTTTGTGATGTTACAGGGCCGGCAAATGATGAGCGTGAGGTATTTAATCTTAATTCTAAGATTGCTGAAATTACAGGTGGCGCAACTGGTGTAAATGTTACTTTCCATACAACAATGGCTGCTGCTATTGCTGATACCGGCGCTATAACCAACCCTGCAACATATACTAATCAGCAGACAGTGCAAACATTGTTTGTAAGGGTAGAGAACGCAGTGACAAACTGCTTCAGGGTAGTGCTTATGGATATTAGGGTAGAGCCGTTACCATTGCTGCTAATGCCTTTGGCATCTGAGACTACAATGTGTGACCCTGACGGAGACGGATTTGTACAATTCAATCTACAGGCTTTAATGAACAACATGCTGAACGGTGGCAGCAACATACAGATTACGCTGCACGAAACGCCTCAGGATGCGCAATCAGGCCTTAACGCTATAACTAACCTTACAACATATCCTAACGAAGTAACTCCGGAACAAGTAATTTATGTAAGGGCGGTTAACACTATTACCGGGTGTGTGGCATACTGGCAGCAGTTTAAGCTATATGTTAACCCATCACCTCAGGTGCCGGATCTTGCTGACATCAATGTATGTGATACTGATGCGATTGTAAATGGTGAAACTATTGTAAACCTGACAGTTCCAAACACTGCAACAATACAAGCCGCATTAGGTACAGGAGTGACCATTCATTATTTCACATCTTTGGCAAATGCCCAAATAGGCTCACCACGTATTGTTACCCCATCAACATACCTGGCATTTAACGGTCAGGAAATATGGGTAAGGGTTATTGATGCTCAGGGATGTTTCGGTATAGAGAGCTTTACTGTAAATGTTGATGTTCCACTTGTGTTAACTAGCCCAACACCGCTTACACTGTGTGACAATAAGGACCTGCCAAATGATGGCAGCCGCGAGTTTGACCTTACAGTAAAAGAGAATGAGATATTAGGCCCGTTTGGTGTGGGCCAGGGCTTTGTACTGACGTATTTTACTAAGAATCTATCAACGCCGGGCAACATCAACCCAATAACCTCACCGGGCAGTTTTACACAGATTCTGAATCCTGCAGCTTATACTAATCCTGCTACGAATAACCCACAAACATTATTTGTGGTGGCTACAAGCTTGGGCGGGTGTAAGTCTTTCACAACAATGACAATACGTGTATTGCCAAACCCAATGCCGGATATGACTCCGGATGCACTTGAAGAATGTGAAGACCCTACATTACCAGTAGCAGGGCAGGCGGTATTTAACCTGACGGATGCTGCTGCCGATATAAGGAATGGAGATAATACAGCGCTGCTGTCTTACCATACATCAGCTGCTGATGCAGAGGCCGGAATAAACGCTATAACAAATACAACAGGCCATATAAGCGGTACTGCAACTATTTATGTAAGGATGCAGGCCAACACAGGCAATCCTGCTGACCCGGGATGCTATAGGGTAACAGAGTTGCCAATTGTAGTGAATCCTGTACCGGTACTGGGTGACCCTGTAACAGGCATTATTGCGCCACTTTCAGACTGCCAAGTGCCGTATATAGGTACAGCAACATTCTTACTTAACAGCCACATACCTAAGATACTTGTTGGGCAGGATGCAACACAGTTTACAGTTAAATTCTTTGCAACACAGGCATTGGCTCAGGCAGGTACTACCGCATTGCCAAACCAATATATTAGTAACGTTCCTTCAAGACAGATTTGGGTACGGGTTGAAAATATAGCTACGGGATGTATCACAATAAAAGACATGATGCTTTACATTGATCCCGGTGCTGTTGCCAATGTTCCGACAACCAGCCTTGATACATGTGATACTCAGGGAGCCAATGATGGTGTGGTAACGCTTAACCTAAGTTCACTTGACAGCGACATATTAGGAACTCAGCCTACTCCGCAATTTACTGTTGATTATTATACAGTAGACCCAAGAACTGTTAGCGGTGCAATACCAATAGCAACGCCGGGTGCTTTTGTTAATACAGATTTCCCTGATTTAGTGTCAATATGGGCTGTTGTAACTAATACAAACTCACAAGAGCCTTGCCGTGCTTACCGCAATATTAATATTGTTGTAGAACGCCTTCCTGTGCCAATCATTGAGTCTGACGGTGATCTAAACAAAGTCTGTATTGAATATGGTACAAACGTTGTATTAAGTAGTGTTATTCTTCGTGCGCCAAACTTAGGGCCGGGTTATACGTATGAGTGGTTCCGTGGTACTACATCAGTGGGTACAGCTGATTTCTACGAAGCCGAAGTTGAGGGTGCCTACACAGTTGTTGTTAAGAGCCCGTCTACACTTGCTTGCCAGTCATTGCCGAGCCCGGTATTTACTGTAATCAAATCTGGTCCGGCTGCTATACCTGCAGGTGAAACAGGCTATACTGTAACAAATGCCTTCAGTGATACACAGGTGATTACAGTTAACATTGTAGGGCATGGTGAATATGAATACAGGTTAGGCAACGGTCCTTGGCAAACAAGTAATGTGTTTACAAATGTGCCATTTGGTAAACAAACGGTAGAAGTTCGTGATGTTAAGGCAGGTAAACCGTCATGTGGTGACATTGAGATTGAAGTTAGTGTTATTGATTATCCTACCTTCTTTACGCCAAACAATGACGGATTTAATGACAAATGGAATATTGTAGGGCTTAGCGATGCAAACAATAACAAGTATGCTAAAATTTACATCTTTGACCGTTATGGTAAGCTTGTGAAGCAAATAGCGTCTGAAGGTGACGGATGGGACGGTACCTTTATGGGTAGCCCGCTGCCTGCTGATGACTACTGGTTTACCGTTGAATACCAGGAAGAAGTTGATGGAGTGTATGTAACTAAAGAATTTAAATCACACTTCTCGCTGAAGAGGTAA
- a CDS encoding riboflavin synthase translates to MFTGIIETFGIIENIREEGDNRHFTLKSPITHELKIDQSVAHNGVCLTVVAIEGDTYTVTAIKETLSKTNLGQWKTGQKVNLERAMKLGDRLDGHIVQGHTDQTGTCTEIREAAGSWYFTFEYDPGYNNITIEKGSITINGVSLTVVDSKDNSFSVAIIPYTYEHTNFHEFEVGTTVNLEFDVIGKYVARIEALRR, encoded by the coding sequence ATGTTTACAGGAATAATAGAAACCTTCGGGATAATAGAAAATATACGTGAGGAAGGCGATAACAGGCATTTTACATTAAAGTCACCCATAACACATGAACTTAAGATTGACCAGAGTGTGGCGCACAACGGCGTATGCTTAACTGTAGTTGCTATTGAAGGCGACACTTATACTGTTACCGCCATAAAAGAAACGCTAAGTAAAACCAACCTTGGACAGTGGAAAACAGGGCAAAAAGTAAACCTGGAGCGAGCCATGAAACTCGGAGACAGGCTTGACGGACACATTGTACAGGGCCATACCGACCAAACCGGCACATGCACCGAAATAAGAGAAGCGGCAGGCAGCTGGTATTTTACCTTTGAATATGATCCAGGGTATAACAACATTACAATCGAGAAAGGGTCGATTACTATAAACGGTGTAAGCCTTACCGTAGTTGATTCAAAAGACAACAGCTTTAGCGTAGCAATCATTCCGTATACTTATGAGCACACCAATTTCCATGAATTTGAAGTTGGTACAACCGTTAACCTTGAGTTTGATGTAATTGGGAAGTATGTAGCCCGTATTGAAGCCCTGCGCAGATAA